From Candidatus Obscuribacterales bacterium, one genomic window encodes:
- a CDS encoding DUF433 domain-containing protein, with the protein MLTTPYPHLETSTNQPAHLKRLPRIRVTQIVMDYLTHGWSVDEICHQHPYLLPAEAHAAMTYYFDHPAEIEAEIQHELQQLEQIRPLNQRNLNHESH; encoded by the coding sequence ATGCTAACGACCCCCTATCCCCACCTCGAAACTTCCACCAATCAACCAGCCCATCTCAAACGCCTCCCCCGCATCCGCGTTACCCAAATCGTCATGGACTACCTCACCCACGGCTGGTCTGTTGATGAAATCTGCCACCAACACCCCTACCTTCTTCCCGCCGAAGCCCACGCCGCCATGACCTACTACTTCGATCACCCGGCTGAAATCGAAGCTGAAATCCAACACGAACTTCAACAACTTGAACAAATCCGTCCTTTAAATCAAAGGAATCTGAACCATGAAAGCCATTGA
- a CDS encoding PIN domain-containing protein yields the protein MPNNLFIDTSGWASVFIPTETHYPIAAEHFRTAIASRTEIITTNYVIAELVALLNSPHRLPRDRIFNHINIVRQNPYITRIHIDPSTDQAAWELCQNRPDKPWSLVDCSSFIMMQQHNIQQALTTDHHFEQAGFIRLLK from the coding sequence ATGCCGAATAATCTCTTCATTGATACCTCTGGTTGGGCGAGCGTTTTCATCCCCACCGAAACCCATTATCCAATTGCTGCCGAGCATTTCCGCACTGCGATCGCCAGCCGCACTGAAATTATCACCACCAACTACGTCATCGCCGAACTTGTTGCACTCCTCAATAGCCCCCACCGTCTACCACGCGATCGCATCTTTAACCACATCAATATTGTTCGCCAAAATCCCTACATTACTCGTATCCACATTGATCCATCCACAGACCAAGCCGCTTGGGAACTTTGCCAAAACCGCCCCGACAAACCCTGGTCACTCGTCGATTGCAGTTCCTTCATCATGATGCAGCAACACAACATCCAACAAGCCCTCACCACCGACCATCACTTTGAACAAGCAGGCTTCATTCGACTCTTAAAATAA
- a CDS encoding alpha/beta fold hydrolase — translation MTTTISPTLAFPNLTWQWRDHTICYTVMGSGQPLVLIHGFGASIGHWRKNIPVLAEAGYQVFAIDLLGFGKSAKPDLAYSLDLWHDLLSDFWTEHIQRPAVWVGNSIGGLLAMMMLAQRPQMAMGGVLLNCAGGLNHRPDELNLPLRMVMGTFTKLVSSPALGPLLFNQVRRRSRIRGTLKQVYCDPTAVTDDLIDILYEPSCDPGAQKVFASILTAPAGPRPSDLLPQIQQPLLVLWGEADPWTPIAGSKLYQDLAAQRETGATPSVTFQAIAKTGHCPHDERPEEVNSAILDWLTALAWV, via the coding sequence GTGACAACCACCATTTCGCCAACCCTAGCTTTCCCTAATCTTACCTGGCAGTGGCGCGACCATACCATTTGCTATACCGTCATGGGCAGTGGTCAACCCCTCGTGCTCATCCATGGCTTTGGTGCTTCCATTGGCCACTGGCGTAAGAATATTCCTGTTCTGGCAGAGGCGGGCTATCAGGTGTTTGCTATCGATCTACTGGGATTTGGCAAGTCTGCTAAGCCTGACCTGGCCTATAGCCTGGATCTTTGGCACGACCTTCTGAGCGACTTTTGGACAGAGCATATCCAGCGTCCGGCAGTTTGGGTAGGCAATTCCATCGGCGGGCTGCTGGCGATGATGATGTTGGCACAGCGGCCCCAGATGGCAATGGGTGGTGTCTTACTCAACTGTGCTGGAGGGCTCAACCATCGCCCAGATGAACTAAATCTACCGCTGCGGATGGTGATGGGGACATTCACAAAACTGGTGAGTTCTCCCGCTCTTGGGCCCCTGTTGTTCAACCAAGTACGGCGGCGATCGCGCATTCGTGGCACCCTTAAGCAGGTCTATTGCGATCCCACAGCGGTGACCGACGACCTAATTGATATCCTCTACGAACCCTCCTGCGACCCCGGTGCCCAGAAAGTATTCGCCTCTATTTTGACTGCCCCAGCTGGCCCCCGCCCCAGCGACCTGCTGCCCCAGATTCAGCAACCCCTCCTGGTTCTTTGGGGAGAAGCCGATCCCTGGACGCCCATTGCGGGATCCAAACTTTACCAAGACCTCGCTGCTCAGCGTGAGACCGGAGCTACTCCTTCAGTCACCTTTCAAGCGATCGCCAAGACGGGACACTGCCCCCATGATGAACGCCCAGAGGAGGTCAACAGCGCGATTCTAGACTGGCTCACGGCCTTGGCTTGGGTGTAG